A single Lactuca sativa cultivar Salinas chromosome 8, Lsat_Salinas_v11, whole genome shotgun sequence DNA region contains:
- the LOC111885631 gene encoding boron transporter 4-like, which yields MCSSWDDRILPKLEFKGLICVPSKVPSGVPRRLCIQLLWDSESLYHWTVIKDMGKVPPVYILAAFIPAVMITGIYFFDLSVASTCDDYNLIKLTDGITLQ from the exons ATGTGTTCTTCCTGGGACGATAGAATCTTGCCT AAATTGGAGTTTAAAGGGCTCATCTGTGTACCAAGCAAAGTTCCATCTGGTGTTCCTAGAAGGCTCTGTATCCAACTCTTATGGGATTCTGAATCTTTATACCATTGGACTGTAATCAAG GACATGGGAAAGGTTCCTCCGGTTTATATCTTGGCTGCCTTCATCCCAGCTGTTATGATAACTGGGATCTATTTCTTTGACCTTAGCGTTGCTTCAACCTGTGATGATTATAATCTTATCAAACTTACTGATGGAATTACTCTTCAATAA
- the LOC111885633 gene encoding CMP-sialic acid transporter 3-like, with translation MKRQFSIIQWETLALFVIFCVVILYPIVRLKNLFLYGYAAIFSFLGIFGTVVIKGPESFDILRGRSKATMLLIINNAGQVILSSFFFKYADTILKKYSSTVATIFTGVESATLFGHTLTINFLLGISTVFISMHQVCDSDRIGIQDAGVNMFVFFHFSLINILSTYI, from the exons ATGAAGCGCCAATTTTCCATTATTCAG TGGGAGACTCTTGCTCT TTTCGTTATATTTTGTGTTGTAATTTTATATCCTATTGTTCGattaaaaaatttgtttttgtatGGATATGCTGCTATATTCAGTTTTCTTGGGATATTTGGAACAGTTGTTATCAAAG gcCCTGAAAGCTTTGATATTTTGCGTGGACGTTCAAAAGCTACTATGCTTTTGATTATAAACAATGCAGGGCAAGTAATTTTATCCTCATTTTTCTTCAAATATGCAG ATACAATTTTAAAAAAGTATTCATCGACTGTTGCAACAATTTTCACAGGCGTTGAATCTGCTACTTTGTTTGGTCATACTTTGACTATAAATTTCTTGCTAGGAATTTCTACTGTTTTTATTTCAATGCACCAGGTATGTGATTCCGATAGAATTGGAATTCAAGATGCAGGTGTgaatatgtttgttttttttcatttttctttaatAAATATTTTGAGTACTTATATATAA